A portion of the Stegostoma tigrinum isolate sSteTig4 chromosome 18, sSteTig4.hap1, whole genome shotgun sequence genome contains these proteins:
- the LOC125460650 gene encoding translocator protein-like — MPSTWVHAVGFTLLPNVGGIFGSQITRKEIAGWYTTLKKPSWCPPNWVFGPMWTTLYTSMGYGSYLVWKELNGFTDKALIPLGLYGTQLVLNWAWTPIFFGAHKKGLAFAELLCIYATAAATTVTWYPINKTAAYLMVPYLAWLTLASALNYCIWRDNKDKDD, encoded by the exons ATGCCATCAACCTGGGTACATGCAGTTGGTTTCACTTTATTGCCAAATGTGGGAGGAATTTTTGGCTCTCAGATAACCCGGAAAGAAATTGCTGGCTGGTATACAACACTCAAAAAGCCATCTTGGTGTCCCCCTAACTGGGTTTTTGGTCCCATGTGGACAACTTTATACACAAGCATGGG CTATGGCTCCTACCTGGTGTGGAAGGAATTGAATGGATTCACTGATAAAGCGTTGATCCCACTTGGTTTATACGGAACCCAACTTGTCCTTAACTGGGCATGGACTCCTATTTTCTTTGGGGCACACAAGAAGGGATTG GCTTTTGCTGAATTACTCTGCATTTATGCCACAGCAGCAGCTACAACTGTGACTTGGTACCCCATCAACAAAACAGCTGCTTATCTAATGGTTCCTTATTTGGCCTGGTTGACTCTGGCTTCTGCTCTTAACTACTGCATCTGGAGGGACAACAAGGATAAGGATGATTAG